A single Mangrovimonas sp. YM274 DNA region contains:
- a CDS encoding HEPN domain-containing protein → MTKLTEEFQDWIFITPIHGLELTKDVKQEFTVNRVTFVAKSKLPRIRKRLGLPTTFSDLTNIIPENHIKFKERIDNFFKTEKTFAVLPYKGNPKEKQNECIRLILEELNILSLSQIGWSNRQFNKKLEIKTSDNTLIYQTIHINKHKKTFNNRYQNKTNIVPLILDNKWVNFHKSFFFFELLKVIRGETSVSKKWRTKIHRTSAMVGQSQNSNDLTFCLIWNVIALEMLLINDEDKISSKLISRCEYFLGWHEAWVNEKYAERIKEIYSKRCEFVHKGDTKLIETKDLIFTDDLIFNLLNNIIRCKSKFLDFKDILNYSEKYEAEKVLNIKSKYQFGKFQLMTKKYSEEECKNI, encoded by the coding sequence ATGACTAAATTAACTGAAGAATTTCAAGATTGGATATTTATTACTCCCATACACGGTCTTGAATTAACTAAAGATGTTAAGCAAGAATTCACAGTCAACCGCGTTACTTTTGTAGCAAAAAGTAAACTTCCTCGGATTAGAAAAAGATTAGGTCTACCCACCACATTTTCTGATTTGACCAATATAATTCCTGAAAATCATATCAAGTTTAAAGAACGGATTGATAACTTCTTCAAAACAGAAAAAACATTCGCAGTTTTGCCTTATAAAGGAAATCCGAAAGAAAAACAAAATGAATGCATACGATTAATATTAGAGGAACTAAACATTCTCTCCTTATCCCAAATTGGGTGGTCGAATAGGCAGTTTAATAAAAAGCTTGAAATAAAAACATCTGACAACACGTTAATCTACCAAACTATTCATATAAATAAGCACAAGAAAACATTCAACAATAGATATCAAAACAAAACTAATATCGTCCCTTTAATATTAGACAACAAATGGGTTAACTTCCATAAGAGTTTTTTCTTTTTTGAACTACTAAAAGTAATAAGGGGAGAAACAAGTGTAAGTAAGAAATGGAGAACAAAGATACATCGTACCTCAGCCATGGTTGGACAAAGCCAAAATTCTAACGATCTAACTTTCTGTCTAATTTGGAATGTAATAGCACTTGAAATGCTTTTAATTAATGACGAGGATAAAATTTCTTCAAAATTAATTTCTCGATGTGAGTATTTCTTGGGATGGCATGAAGCTTGGGTTAATGAAAAATATGCAGAAAGAATTAAAGAAATTTATTCAAAACGATGCGAATTTGTACATAAGGGTGACACAAAACTTATTGAAACAAAAGATTTGATATTTACTGATGATTTAATATTTAACTTATTAAACAATATCATCAGATGCAAAAGTAAATTCCTTGACTTTAAGGACATCCTGAACTACAGTGAGAAGTATGAAGCGGAAAAAGTTTTAAATATAAAATCAAAATATCAATTTGGAAAGTTTCAATTAATGACAAAAAAATACTCTGAAGAAGAATGTAAAAACATTTAA
- a CDS encoding DUF6266 family protein, which produces MAQLPNGIMGGISGKLGPLAGTSWKGINVFRSIPANTNHQPTPAQQQQHDKFKTVSAFLNPLKQLINHTFNASGLSKTGYNLAMSYHLREALLPQGDSFKIQYAKALVAMGPLRGLEVTHMQQPTSGQLQLQWLDNSTKAMAHPTDKLVIVLYSPQTHNYFWQLTDTPRNSQQFSMALPDVSEGMQWHVWAAFMDTYTQTASLSDYFGVVEV; this is translated from the coding sequence ATGGCACAACTTCCCAACGGGATTATGGGAGGCATTTCGGGAAAATTAGGTCCTCTGGCAGGAACTTCCTGGAAAGGCATCAATGTGTTTCGCTCCATACCTGCGAACACCAACCACCAACCCACCCCAGCGCAACAGCAACAACACGACAAGTTTAAAACTGTTTCTGCGTTTTTAAATCCGCTGAAACAACTCATTAACCACACCTTTAACGCCTCGGGACTTTCAAAAACCGGCTATAACCTGGCCATGTCCTACCATTTGCGCGAGGCGCTACTTCCTCAAGGTGACAGCTTTAAAATTCAATACGCCAAGGCACTCGTTGCCATGGGGCCCTTACGAGGACTAGAAGTAACCCACATGCAGCAGCCCACTTCGGGCCAATTGCAATTGCAATGGTTGGACAACAGCACAAAAGCTATGGCCCACCCCACAGACAAACTAGTTATCGTATTGTATAGCCCACAAACACACAATTACTTTTGGCAGCTTACTGATACCCCTAGAAACTCACAACAATTCAGTATGGCCCTCCCCGATGTTAGCGAGGGGATGCAATGGCACGTATGGGCCGCCTTTATGGATACCTATACCCAAACAGCGTCATTGAGTGATTATTTTGGGGTGGTGGAAGTGTAA
- a CDS encoding lipocalin family protein — MKQLMKTPKIIAALAIGLLASCSSDDSNDNTPATASIIGEWELTSITSNGEELVENPDCLDRVIFSESTYDYSEYFDFEDGNGCTLVSGEATPEAYVLSGTTLSVTDEGEALLYEILELSETTMKLKDVYTDGGETFTDIETYNRL, encoded by the coding sequence ATGAAACAACTTATGAAAACCCCAAAAATTATTGCCGCACTTGCTATTGGACTATTAGCATCCTGTAGCAGTGATGACAGCAACGACAATACCCCTGCAACTGCCAGCATTATTGGAGAATGGGAATTAACCTCTATCACTTCAAACGGCGAAGAGCTTGTTGAAAATCCAGATTGCCTGGACAGAGTTATCTTTTCCGAAAGCACTTATGACTATTCAGAATATTTCGATTTTGAAGATGGTAATGGCTGTACGCTTGTGAGCGGCGAAGCAACCCCAGAAGCCTATGTACTAAGCGGCACCACACTTTCAGTAACTGATGAGGGAGAAGCTCTCCTTTATGAAATTTTGGAACTTAGTGAAACTACTATGAAACTAAAAGATGTCTATACCGACGGAGGAGAAACGTTTACGGATATAGAAACCTATAACAGATTATAA
- a CDS encoding HupE/UreJ family protein — protein MKRFLRYILLVLALLFALPTGAHEIRPAYLQIVQQSNTQYQILWKVPAMGDLSLKIYPRFEDGFQLSEAGIPRPVSGAMIHNYTLVGNRALEGSHIEIVNLNKTMVDVLVNITYLNGEKVSLMLHPDAPMALLPGSSSKWQVVQTYTVLGVEHIWFGIDHLLFVLALIIITKGFKKLVTTITAFTLAHSITLSMAVLGLANLPGPPVEAIIALSIVFLAFEMTKIHEGKPTLTAQKPWLVAFSFGLLHGFGFAGALTEVGLPQSEIPLALAFFNVGVELGQLAFVVAVLGILRLLALKKDWPLVVKNIPAYAIGSIAAFWTIERVVGFFG, from the coding sequence ATGAAACGCTTCCTACGTTATATCTTATTGGTACTTGCGTTATTGTTCGCCCTTCCAACAGGAGCCCACGAGATCAGGCCTGCCTATTTGCAGATAGTGCAACAAAGCAACACCCAGTACCAAATACTATGGAAAGTTCCTGCCATGGGGGACCTATCATTAAAAATATACCCACGCTTCGAGGATGGTTTTCAGCTGAGTGAAGCCGGAATCCCAAGACCCGTAAGCGGTGCTATGATACACAACTATACCTTAGTTGGAAACCGTGCTTTGGAGGGTAGCCATATTGAAATTGTCAACCTCAACAAAACCATGGTCGACGTTTTGGTTAACATTACCTACCTCAACGGCGAAAAGGTCTCCCTGATGCTGCACCCAGACGCACCCATGGCCCTTTTACCCGGCAGCAGTAGCAAATGGCAAGTCGTACAAACCTACACGGTGTTGGGTGTGGAACACATTTGGTTTGGTATCGACCACCTATTGTTTGTCTTGGCCCTCATCATCATTACCAAAGGCTTTAAAAAATTAGTGACCACCATCACCGCCTTTACCCTGGCACACAGTATTACCCTAAGTATGGCCGTATTGGGCCTAGCCAATCTTCCCGGCCCACCAGTGGAAGCCATCATCGCTTTGAGCATCGTGTTTTTAGCGTTTGAAATGACCAAAATCCACGAAGGAAAACCCACCTTAACAGCCCAAAAGCCATGGTTAGTCGCCTTCAGTTTTGGTTTGCTCCATGGGTTTGGCTTTGCAGGTGCCCTAACGGAAGTCGGTTTACCGCAATCTGAAATTCCTTTGGCATTGGCCTTTTTTAATGTGGGTGTAGAATTGGGGCAGTTGGCATTTGTAGTTGCCGTATTGGGTATTTTAAGGCTATTGGCGCTCAAAAAAGACTGGCCTTTGGTTGTGAAAAACATTCCAGCCTATGCCATTGGTAGCATTGCCGCCTTTTGGACCATAGAGCGAGTGGTAGGATTCTTTGGTTAA
- a CDS encoding peptidyl-prolyl cis-trans isomerase has product MKQLIKEPLIHFFLLGALLFVLYSQVNKSDTEQDIVVDNADVEHMAELWRMQWQRPPTSEELQGLIDKYVNQEVLYREALRMNLDHNDEIVKRRLAQKMEFLGQDLSGLVAPASEDNLKAYFEEHKKDFATPYRYNLYQILFTADNHVNPYDKAKAVLKEYNSLDTQGMREKGDPFLLDYALQDTDAFYLNREFGEQFSQQLETLPTGEWAGPIVSGYGVHLVFIESRTPPSIPNFADVKDKVQRDYEYQMEQESQAAILKALRDNYKVRITADNLEKATIDELAQNQQP; this is encoded by the coding sequence ATGAAACAACTTATTAAAGAACCCCTGATCCACTTTTTCCTGCTAGGCGCCCTACTATTTGTATTGTATAGTCAAGTAAACAAAAGCGATACTGAACAGGACATTGTTGTAGACAATGCCGATGTTGAACACATGGCCGAACTTTGGCGCATGCAATGGCAACGACCTCCAACCTCAGAAGAGTTACAGGGCCTTATCGACAAATATGTGAACCAAGAAGTCTTGTACCGGGAAGCCCTCAGGATGAACCTAGACCATAACGACGAGATTGTAAAACGCAGGCTCGCCCAAAAGATGGAATTCCTTGGGCAGGACCTTTCCGGTTTGGTGGCACCAGCTTCCGAAGACAACCTGAAAGCCTATTTTGAAGAGCATAAAAAAGACTTTGCCACACCTTACAGGTATAACCTGTACCAAATCCTGTTCACGGCAGACAATCATGTCAATCCGTATGACAAGGCCAAAGCCGTATTAAAAGAATATAACTCTTTAGACACTCAGGGCATGCGCGAAAAGGGCGATCCATTTCTTTTGGATTACGCCCTTCAAGACACCGATGCCTTTTACTTAAACCGTGAATTTGGCGAACAGTTTTCCCAACAATTGGAAACCTTGCCTACTGGGGAATGGGCTGGGCCAATAGTATCTGGCTATGGGGTACATTTGGTTTTTATTGAATCCAGAACACCGCCAAGCATTCCAAACTTTGCAGACGTGAAGGACAAGGTACAGCGCGACTACGAATACCAAATGGAGCAGGAAAGCCAAGCAGCCATCTTAAAAGCGCTTAGAGACAATTACAAGGTGCGCATTACAGCAGACAACCTTGAAAAAGCTACCATAGATGAACTGGCCCAAAACCAACAACCATGA
- a CDS encoding DUF3604 domain-containing protein, translating to MKAIISSLMFSVIIVVGCKDTPKETSIALNSSPEETTMTTKVPSNALKNVYWGDTHNHTGNSFDVFLFGTPNSTPEIAYRFAKGEKVTSPTTGKPWKLSKPLDFLVVADHAELLGSIALMYENTPGISDTKTGKAFLGIAPNKSEENMQKIYDILNYAAFDQPNDANLGAKDLVNDIGGNKVKEAWTRYVETAEKYNNPGKFTTLIGWEWSSNNSGANLHRVVFMPQGGDVAKQFIPYSALDSDNPEDLWAWLETTSQKTGAEFIAIPHNPNISLGLMFPETRLNGKPIDKAYADARMKWERSVEITQIKGDSETHPALSPNDEFADFETYDFALTPDGTRPAPTKADYVRSGLMTGLELEKKIGANPYKIGFVGSSDSHTGMSAIEETNFAGKGQHDSEPKKRAHPTGIGSSKGWDMGAAGWVGVWAESNTRQSIVDAFQRKEVYATTGPRITLRVFGGYNFAENDLNADMVKTGYDKGVPMGGDLNKTANGAAPGFLISALKDPDGANLDRIQVVKGWLKADGTAEEKIYDVALSDGRTDGKQKVGNTVDLKTGKYTNSIGATELKVFWKDPDFNPSQSAFYYVRVLEIPTPRYSLYDAIELGIDVKETNHPATIQERIYSSPIWYNPN from the coding sequence ATGAAAGCTATTATTTCAAGCCTCATGTTCTCGGTTATCATTGTGGTAGGCTGCAAGGATACTCCTAAAGAAACAAGCATTGCTCTTAATTCTTCCCCTGAGGAAACCACCATGACCACTAAGGTACCTTCCAATGCTTTAAAAAATGTGTATTGGGGAGATACCCACAACCACACCGGCAACTCTTTTGATGTGTTCCTATTCGGAACCCCAAATTCAACCCCAGAAATTGCCTATCGGTTTGCCAAAGGGGAAAAAGTGACAAGCCCTACCACAGGCAAACCATGGAAACTATCGAAACCTTTAGATTTTCTTGTGGTTGCAGATCATGCCGAGTTATTGGGATCTATCGCTTTAATGTATGAAAACACACCGGGAATTTCCGACACAAAAACAGGAAAGGCCTTTTTGGGAATCGCACCAAACAAATCGGAAGAGAACATGCAAAAAATATACGACATCCTAAATTATGCTGCGTTCGACCAACCCAACGATGCCAATCTTGGCGCTAAAGATTTAGTCAACGACATTGGAGGCAACAAAGTAAAAGAAGCTTGGACACGATACGTAGAAACAGCCGAAAAGTACAACAATCCAGGAAAATTCACCACACTCATAGGTTGGGAATGGTCTTCCAATAACAGTGGCGCCAACCTGCACAGAGTGGTTTTTATGCCTCAAGGTGGCGATGTGGCCAAACAGTTTATTCCATATAGTGCTCTAGATAGTGACAACCCTGAAGATCTTTGGGCCTGGTTGGAGACCACGAGTCAAAAAACAGGTGCCGAATTTATAGCCATCCCCCATAACCCCAATATTAGTTTGGGACTCATGTTTCCCGAAACTCGCTTGAATGGGAAGCCTATTGATAAAGCCTACGCCGATGCTCGAATGAAGTGGGAGCGTTCTGTGGAGATTACACAAATTAAAGGAGACTCTGAAACACACCCAGCGCTGTCACCCAATGATGAATTTGCCGATTTTGAAACCTATGATTTTGCCTTAACCCCAGATGGTACACGACCAGCTCCAACCAAAGCAGATTATGTACGCTCTGGCTTAATGACCGGATTGGAACTTGAAAAGAAAATTGGAGCCAATCCTTATAAAATTGGATTTGTTGGTAGCTCCGATTCCCATACAGGAATGTCTGCCATTGAAGAAACCAACTTTGCTGGTAAAGGCCAACATGATTCCGAACCCAAAAAACGTGCTCACCCTACAGGCATTGGGTCTTCCAAAGGCTGGGATATGGGCGCTGCTGGATGGGTAGGCGTTTGGGCCGAAAGCAATACGCGCCAGAGCATTGTGGATGCCTTTCAACGTAAAGAAGTCTATGCTACCACAGGGCCACGCATCACCTTACGTGTGTTTGGCGGCTATAATTTTGCTGAAAACGACCTGAATGCAGATATGGTAAAAACAGGCTATGACAAAGGGGTTCCTATGGGAGGCGATTTAAATAAAACTGCCAATGGTGCGGCTCCTGGATTTTTGATATCCGCATTAAAAGACCCTGACGGCGCCAATTTGGATAGGATTCAAGTGGTTAAAGGCTGGTTAAAAGCCGATGGCACTGCTGAAGAAAAAATATATGATGTCGCCTTATCCGACGGTAGAACAGACGGTAAGCAAAAAGTAGGCAACACTGTAGACCTAAAAACAGGAAAATACACCAATTCCATTGGAGCTACCGAGCTAAAAGTATTTTGGAAAGATCCGGATTTCAACCCTAGCCAAAGTGCCTTTTATTATGTGCGGGTTTTGGAAATTCCAACACCAAGATATTCTTTATACGATGCTATTGAATTGGGTATTGATGTAAAAGAAACCAATCACCCTGCAACCATTCAAGAACGCATCTATAGTTCACCAATTTGGTATAACCCAAACTAA
- a CDS encoding DUF3604 domain-containing protein, which translates to MRLLLLPFLSLFLILSCKDTPKEDTTTDNTPAEKEVMTPSIPTNPLKNVYWGDQHLHTAWSADAGAVGTRLGPEGALRFARGEEVISATKQKAKLNRPLDWLAITDHSDGAGVITAVIDGDEAVMGDPIVAQYHTDMEAGGEKAAAVMMDLINRQSNNNLPPVFTDPEFAKSVWLKNIDIVEKFNDPGKFTAFIAYEWTSNFGGGNNLHRNVIYRDGGDIAKQMSPMTTFDSENPEDLWKWMANFEAKTGGSLLAIPHNGNLSNGLMFKTTAFDGSPLTKELATLRNKYEVLYEITQGKGTSETHPILSPNDEFANFELWDKGNLVMVPKTKDMLQTEYARKALKDGLKLESELGVNPFKYGFAGGTDSHTALTTAEEDNYWGKYASSEPSAERWSEKALDFPSGFVRGWQLGASGYTGVWATSNTREALWDAMKRKETYASTGPRMTVRFFGGFNYTDADITDTNSVQIGYDKGVPMGGDLKTAPEGKAPTFLIHAVKDPTSGNLDRIQVVKGWLDASGNTHEKVYNVVWGDADKRSLDAKGNLPPVGNTVDVKNASWENTIGATELKTFWQDPDFDPTLKAFYYVRVIEIPTPRWTTFDMKNYNLTMTDDVPRTIQERAYTSPIWYNP; encoded by the coding sequence ATGAGACTACTGCTATTACCGTTTCTTAGTCTTTTCCTCATACTGAGCTGCAAAGACACTCCAAAAGAAGACACCACAACCGACAATACCCCTGCCGAAAAAGAAGTAATGACACCAAGCATACCAACCAATCCTTTAAAAAATGTATATTGGGGAGACCAGCACTTGCACACTGCTTGGTCTGCCGATGCAGGAGCCGTAGGGACCCGCTTAGGACCAGAAGGGGCCTTACGTTTTGCCCGAGGGGAAGAAGTCATCAGTGCCACCAAGCAAAAAGCCAAATTGAACCGCCCTTTAGATTGGTTGGCCATTACAGACCACTCCGATGGCGCTGGGGTAATTACTGCTGTTATCGACGGAGATGAAGCCGTTATGGGCGACCCTATTGTAGCCCAATACCATACCGACATGGAAGCCGGAGGCGAAAAAGCTGCTGCGGTAATGATGGACCTCATCAACCGCCAATCCAACAACAACCTTCCTCCCGTTTTTACAGATCCGGAATTTGCCAAGTCTGTTTGGCTAAAAAATATCGACATTGTTGAGAAGTTTAATGACCCAGGAAAGTTCACCGCATTTATTGCCTACGAATGGACTTCCAATTTTGGGGGCGGTAACAACCTGCACCGCAACGTGATTTACCGCGACGGTGGAGATATCGCTAAGCAGATGAGCCCAATGACCACCTTCGATTCGGAGAACCCAGAAGACCTGTGGAAATGGATGGCGAACTTTGAAGCCAAAACTGGCGGCTCCCTATTGGCCATTCCGCATAACGGAAACCTATCAAACGGACTCATGTTTAAAACTACGGCTTTCGACGGGTCTCCATTGACCAAGGAATTGGCCACGCTTCGAAACAAATATGAAGTTCTCTACGAAATCACTCAAGGAAAAGGCACCAGCGAAACCCATCCCATTTTATCGCCAAACGACGAGTTTGCCAATTTTGAACTTTGGGACAAAGGGAATCTTGTGATGGTGCCTAAAACCAAGGACATGCTACAAACCGAATATGCCAGAAAGGCCTTAAAAGATGGTTTAAAACTGGAAAGTGAACTGGGGGTGAATCCCTTTAAATACGGTTTTGCTGGAGGTACCGACTCCCATACGGCGCTTACCACTGCCGAAGAAGACAATTATTGGGGAAAATACGCTTCCTCTGAACCCAGTGCCGAACGTTGGTCTGAAAAAGCTTTGGATTTCCCTTCCGGGTTTGTTCGTGGATGGCAGTTGGGTGCTTCTGGATATACCGGTGTTTGGGCTACATCCAACACCAGAGAAGCCCTTTGGGATGCCATGAAACGCAAGGAGACTTATGCCTCTACCGGTCCTAGAATGACCGTGCGCTTTTTTGGCGGGTTCAACTATACAGACGCCGACATAACCGATACCAACAGCGTACAAATTGGTTATGACAAAGGCGTGCCTATGGGAGGCGACCTAAAAACCGCCCCAGAAGGCAAGGCACCTACCTTCTTGATCCATGCTGTTAAAGATCCAACTAGCGGAAATCTAGACCGCATTCAAGTAGTGAAAGGCTGGCTAGATGCCAGTGGTAACACTCACGAAAAAGTATATAATGTTGTTTGGGGCGATGCCGACAAACGCAGCTTGGATGCCAAAGGCAACTTACCTCCTGTAGGCAATACCGTAGACGTGAAAAATGCGTCTTGGGAAAATACTATTGGCGCCACCGAATTGAAGACCTTTTGGCAAGATCCCGATTTCGACCCAACCTTAAAAGCCTTCTATTATGTAAGGGTTATTGAAATTCCAACCCCCCGTTGGACCACCTTCGACATGAAGAACTACAACCTTACCATGACAGACGATGTACCGCGAACCATTCAGGAACGGGCCTATACCTCGCCTATTTGGTATAACCCCTAA
- a CDS encoding arylsulfatase, with amino-acid sequence MKHVVTALLLILSLQSFSQERPNILVIMVDDVAPNSLSCYSLGLQYPTPNIDRIAKEGVLFTDHYSQPSCTAGRAAFITGQKPVRTGLTTVGQPGNPLGIKPEDPTLAELLKPLGYMTGQFGKNHLGDRNEHLPTVHGFDEFYGNLYHLNVSEEPEQADYPKTAEFANKYGPRGVIESYASDKFDKTEDPRFGVIGKQTVKDVGQLTSEKMKTFDEVLVSKSKDFMRRAKDAGKPFFIWHATSRMHVYTHLKEESKNLATGISTDMDLFGHGLIEHDGHVGQLLDYLKELGVDNNTIVIYTTDNGPEQSTWPDAGVTMFRGEKMTTWEGGLRAPFMVRWPGHIPAGLIRNGISAHEDVLPTIMAAVGSPDISTKLRSGYKIGDMNYKVYIDGFNNWDYWAGRTDTSARNYFFYYYESSLTAMRVGPWKMHFATKERYFDDMITHTMPRLFNLRKDPFEKYDDVTAFHLIMHKSWVFQPAIGYLNAHLMTFKDYPPRQAAASLDINKAIDKILKADARQ; translated from the coding sequence ATGAAACATGTTGTTACTGCATTACTCTTGATCTTGAGTTTACAGAGTTTCTCCCAAGAACGGCCTAATATTTTGGTCATCATGGTAGATGACGTAGCTCCCAATTCCCTAAGCTGTTACTCTTTGGGATTACAATACCCCACGCCTAACATCGACAGGATTGCCAAGGAAGGCGTATTATTTACAGACCATTACTCCCAACCTAGTTGTACTGCTGGTCGAGCCGCCTTTATTACAGGACAAAAACCCGTAAGAACCGGTCTTACCACCGTAGGACAACCAGGAAACCCACTAGGCATCAAACCAGAAGACCCTACCCTTGCCGAACTCCTAAAACCTCTAGGTTATATGACTGGGCAATTTGGTAAAAACCATTTAGGCGATCGTAACGAACATCTGCCTACCGTCCACGGCTTCGATGAGTTTTACGGCAACCTATACCACCTCAACGTATCCGAAGAACCAGAACAAGCCGATTATCCTAAAACAGCTGAATTTGCCAATAAATATGGTCCTCGAGGCGTAATAGAATCCTATGCCAGCGACAAATTCGACAAAACCGAAGACCCACGCTTTGGCGTGATTGGCAAGCAAACCGTAAAAGATGTTGGCCAGTTAACTTCAGAGAAAATGAAAACCTTTGACGAGGTCCTAGTAAGCAAAAGTAAAGACTTTATGCGCCGTGCCAAAGATGCCGGTAAACCCTTCTTCATTTGGCATGCCACCAGTAGAATGCACGTGTACACTCACCTAAAAGAGGAATCTAAAAATTTGGCCACGGGTATTAGTACAGACATGGATCTTTTTGGCCATGGTCTTATTGAACATGATGGTCATGTGGGACAATTATTGGATTATCTAAAAGAATTGGGCGTAGACAACAATACCATCGTCATCTACACTACCGATAATGGTCCAGAACAAAGTACTTGGCCAGATGCCGGGGTCACCATGTTTAGGGGTGAAAAAATGACCACTTGGGAAGGCGGATTAAGAGCACCATTTATGGTACGTTGGCCAGGACACATTCCTGCCGGCTTGATTCGCAATGGTATTTCTGCCCATGAAGATGTATTGCCAACAATAATGGCCGCTGTAGGGTCTCCAGATATCAGTACCAAACTGAGAAGTGGCTACAAAATAGGCGACATGAACTATAAAGTTTATATCGACGGTTTCAATAATTGGGATTATTGGGCAGGAAGAACCGATACCTCAGCCCGAAACTACTTTTTCTACTATTACGAAAGCAGCCTTACTGCCATGCGTGTGGGCCCTTGGAAAATGCACTTTGCAACCAAAGAACGCTATTTTGACGACATGATTACCCACACCATGCCACGACTGTTTAATTTGAGAAAAGATCCTTTTGAAAAATATGATGACGTCACGGCCTTTCACCTTATCATGCATAAGTCCTGGGTGTTCCAACCGGCAATCGGTTATTTAAATGCCCACCTTATGACCTTTAAGGATTATCCTCCAAGACAAGCCGCAGCTTCTTTAGACATTAACAAAGCCATCGATAAAATTTTAAAAGCAGACGCAAGGCAATAA
- a CDS encoding diheme cytochrome c-553: MKFKHQSTLWALALTASLSIVSCKEENYQTADVATAIATPSPESVIEKGKYLVGIMGCNDCHSPKRMGPKGPEIIPELLLSGYPSDRPVAKFESPMIKEGFAMFYPDLTAGAGPWGISFAANLTPDDTGIGSWSETQFKKALKEGKFKGMDNGRMLLPPMPWTNYADLKDEDLHAMFMYLKSIQPVENVVPAPIAPDQM; this comes from the coding sequence ATGAAATTTAAACACCAATCAACACTTTGGGCCCTTGCCCTAACAGCCTCATTAAGTATTGTATCCTGTAAAGAAGAAAACTACCAAACAGCCGATGTAGCAACAGCCATTGCCACACCATCCCCTGAAAGCGTCATTGAAAAGGGAAAATATCTTGTGGGCATTATGGGCTGTAACGACTGCCACTCTCCAAAACGAATGGGACCAAAAGGTCCAGAAATCATTCCTGAATTGCTGCTCTCCGGCTATCCTTCAGACCGTCCAGTTGCCAAGTTTGAAAGTCCTATGATCAAAGAAGGGTTTGCTATGTTTTATCCAGACCTAACAGCGGGTGCGGGTCCTTGGGGAATTTCTTTCGCCGCCAACCTTACACCTGACGACACCGGTATTGGCAGCTGGAGCGAAACCCAATTTAAAAAAGCTTTGAAAGAAGGGAAATTTAAAGGTATGGACAATGGACGCATGCTGCTGCCTCCTATGCCATGGACCAATTATGCCGATTTAAAAGACGAAGACCTCCATGCCATGTTCATGTATTTAAAAAGCATTCAACCTGTTGAAAACGTAGTACCAGCCCCCATAGCTCCAGACCAAATGTAA